The nucleotide window AAGCGCTGTGCACGCTCTTCGACGTCATCAAATTGAAGAAAATGTATGGCAAACAGGTACGAGGTATCGAACGCTCGACCTTCCTGATCGACGCTGCCGGCGTGCTACGCCAGGAGTGGCGCGGCATCAAGGTCCCGGGCCATGTCGAGGAAGTTCTGGAGGCTGTACAAGCGCTTTGAGGAGCGTTATATTGGGCTGCAATGAGTGCCTGTCCAACCCTTTTTACGTCGCGTTGCGGCGGTTTCGCAGCCGGTCATGCAATGACCGGAAATGCGTATCCGAGGCAACGGGACAACACCGAAGTGAAGCCGCTTGCCTCGTCATCCGGGGCGGCGGCTTTTTTGTTTGTGCCACGTTGTTCTCTCCCGTTTTTGTCCCCGTTCGCGCCGGCTTTGCGACCCGGCGCGACCAAACGTCAAGGAGCTGATCGAAAACCAGGCGAACCGGCATTTTCTGACCTGAGCGCGCACCTTGCGCAGTAACGGCGGGCGCCTACCCGGCACCCGCACGCACCGCCCGAAAGCGCGCCTTACTGGGTAACCCCGCGACCACTCGACCCGATTTTTTCGAGGGACACCATGCCTTTGCCTACTCCCCCCAGCAAGCTCGGCAACCTGCTGCCGCCCGAAGAATACAAGGCGCGTGCCCGCACGACGCGCAGCACACGCAAGGCCGCGAGCGAGAATGACGCGGCCGACGTTGCCGATTACGGCCCCGCGAGCGTCGCCGAGCCGATGACGCAGGCCGCCAACGCCGCGACCACGCTGCGCACGGTGCCGCTTTTGAGCGCCAGCGCCGAACTGGCCGCGCTCGAACCGGTCGCACCGGCGCCCGCGCGCGCCAGGCGCAACAACAGCAAGCAAGTCACGGCCGCGCTGCTGCAGCCTCTCGAGGCACGCACCGGAGCCGACGACACGCCCGTTGCGCGCGGCGGCAAGCCCGCCTCGGCGAAAGCCTCCGGCGGCGGCGCTGCACCCGCCACGCGCGCCGGCGCGAAAAAACGCGTGCATCCCGAAGAGAGCACCGAAGTCCAGAAGCTCTTCGTGCTCGACACGAACGTGCTCATGCACGACCCGACCTGCCTGTTCCGCTTCGAGGAACACGACGTCTATCTGCCGATGATGACGTTGGAAGAACTCGACAACCACAAGAAGGGCATGTCGGAAGTCGCGCGGAACGCTCGCCAGGTGAGCCGCACGCTCGACCAGCTGGTCGCCAATGCGGGCCCGATCTCCGAAGGCATTTCGCTCGGCCGCCTCGGCAGCCGCGAGGCGCTCGGACGCCTGTACTTCCAGACCACGCTCACGCATATCGATCCGGTCGACGGCCTGCCGCAGGGCAAGGCTGACAACCAGATCCTCGGCGTGGTGCGCGCGCTGCAGCGCGATCGGCCGGACCGGCTCGTCGTGCTGGTGTCGAAAGACATCAACATGCGCATCAAGGCCCACGCGCTCGGGCTGCCCGCGGAAGACTACTTCAACGACCAGGTTCTCGAAGACAAGGACCTGCTCTACTCGGGCGTGCGCGCGCTCCAGCAGGACTTCTGGTCGAAGCACGCGAAGGGCATGGAGTCCTGGCAGGACACCAAGACCGGCACGACGTACTACCGCGTGACGGGCCCCGAGTGCCTCTCGATGCTCGTGAACGAGTTCGTGTATCTCGAACCGCAGAACGGCGAGCCGGCGTTCCACGCGATCGTGCGCGAACTCAACGGCAAGACGGCGCTCCTGCAAACGCTGCGCGACTACGGCCACCACAAGAACAACGTGTGGGGCATCACGGCGCGCAACCGTGAGCAAAACTTCGCGCTGAACCTGCTGATGAACCCGGAGATCGACTTCGTCACGCTGCTCGGACAGGCTGGCACGGGCAAGACGCTCGTCGCGCTCGCGGCGGGCCTCGCGCAAGTGCTCGACGAAAAGCGCTACAACGAGATCATCGTCACGCGCGCGACGGTGCCGGTTGGCGAGGACATCGGTTTCCTGCCGGGCACGGAAGAAGAAAAGATGCAGCCGTGGATGGGTGCCTTCGACGACAACCTCGAAGTCCTCCAGAAAACCGATGACGCCGCCGGCGAATGGGGTCGCGCTGCGACTCAGGAGCTGATCCGCTCGCGCCTGAAAGTGAAGAGCATGAACTTCATGCGCGGCCGCACGTTCGTCGACAAGTATCTGATCATCGACGAGGCGCAGAACCTTACGCCCAAGCAGATGAAGACGCTCGTCACGCGTGCGGGTCCGGGCACGAAGATCGTATGTCTGGGCAATATCGCGCAGATCGACACGCCTTATCTCACCGAAGGGAGTTCGGGCCTCACCTACGTGGTGGACCGCTTCAAGGGCTGGGCGCACAGCGGTCACGTGACGCTCGCCCGCGGCGAACGCTCGCGGCTTGCCGATTACGCGTCCGATATCCTGTAATCCATTCGCCGGGCGCCCCTTTTCAGGGCCGCCCGTGCGCATGGCAAGGACCGTATCCGGGGAACCGGATGCGGTCCTTTTTTATTGACCATGCGTCCCCCAGGCACAACAGTTGCCACGCGTACTTCAAGTAAGTTGTGAAGAATCCTTGCGAAAGCCCTGACGGGCGGGCTACCATCCGCCCATGACCCGTTTTCCCAATGGCGCACGCGTCGCGCGCGCCATCTTCGCTTCATGCGCCGACTCTGGCTTCCGCTTCTGATCGCAGTCCTGCTTGCCGCGTGTTCCAGCGCGCCGCAAAAGGTCTCGCGTAGCGGTTCGTCTTCCGGCGAAAACGCTTGGCGCACCAGGCCGCCGGGCTTTCCCAACTTCGTCGATCACAGTGTGGGCCGCGAGGAAATCTCGATCCAGGCGATGGGGCTCGTCGGCATTCCGTATCGCTGGGGCGGCAATACGCCCGATAGCGGCTTCGATTGCAGCGGCCTCGTGAAGTACGTGCTGGCGCGCTCGGCCTCAGTGGACTTGCCGCGCACCACGGCCGAAATGAGCACCCGCGGCGAAACGATCGAGCCCGATGAGATCGCAGCCGGGGATCTCGTCTTCTTCAATACGACCGGGCGGCCGCATTCGCACGTCGGGATATACGTGGGAAATCTGCGTTTCGTGAATGCACCTTCGACGGGCGGCACGGTGCGGCTCGATTATCTGACCAACCCCTACTGGGCGAAGCGCTTCGACGGGATCCGCCGAATGGCGCCGCCCAAGCGCACACCTTTCGAGACACCGACGTGGGAAGCCTCTGCGCCGGCTGAACGTTCGCCCGGCGTGAACGTCGCGCCACCGGCCGCCGCAATGGCGAGCGTCGCGCCAAACTCAGGTGCGCAGCCCGCGCCGCGGGCCGTTGCCGCGAGCCAGAATCGCATCGTCGCCGTGCCGCCGCCGGCCTATGCCGCAACGCCGGCGACTGTACCGACGGCCGCCGCCCCGGCCGACTCGTTCGAGCCACCACCCGCGTCGCTCGGCGCGGCGCAAACGCAGGCACGCGACGCGGGTGCGCTCGCTCCCGCAGCTGCGCCTGGCAACACCGTGTCTGGCTACGCCGCCAGCGCACCGCGCGACGCCATCGACGCCGCCGCCGACGCCTTCGAGCCCCCGCCCCCCACCGCAAACGCAGCAGCGCGCCAGGCTGGTCAGGTCGGCTCGACGCCGATCCAGGCGGCGGCACCGTCCGCCGGCAGCGCGCAGATCATGCGCGCCTCGACCGCCGGTTCAGCCTCGCCCGCCCCGACCCAGTCCAGCGATGATCCGATCGCGCGCTTTGCCAACAGCGGCGACTGAAGAGGCCGCACCACGGCGCTGAGCGGCACCCGGCCCCTGGCCGGACGGCGACTCATGCTTCCAGCGGTTTCCGGCGCCCCGCGCCTCTGCTATCGTTTCGGGACCGTTTTTCATACTTTCGCGCAGCGAGGCGACGATGGATCTTGGACTCAGCAAGAAGGTGGTACTCGTGACGGGCGGCAGCAAGGGCATCGGCCTTGCCTGCGCGCGCGCCTTTGCGCAGGAAGGCGCGCGCGTGGCGATCGTCTCGCGCGACCCCGCCAATCTCGCGCGCGCCCGCGAGCAGCTCGCGAGCGAGGGCCTGCACGTGCACCTCACGCGCGCCGATCTGCACGAAGCGCATAGTGCCGCGGACGTGGTCGAAGAAGTCTCCACGGCGGTCGGCCCCATCGACATCCTCATCAACAGCGCGGGCGCGGCGCGCCGCTATGACCCGGAAACGCTCGATGCCGACGCGTTCAGGGCGACGATGGAGGCGAAATATTTTCCCTACATCTACCCACAGCAGGAAGTACTGCGTCGCATGGTGCAGCGGATCAAGTCGGGCGAGAGCCTGGCGCCCGGTGCCATCGTCAATATCATCGGCATGGGCGGCAAGTTCGCGAGCGACATCCATATCGCGGGAGGCGCGGCCAACGCGGCGTTGATGCTCGCCACCGTGGGCCTCGCGCATTACCACGCGCGATATGGCATCCGCATCAACGCGATCAACCCGGGCGCCACGCTCACGGAGCGGCTGCAGGAGGCTGTTCAGCTGGAGGCACAGCGGCAAGGCGTCGGCGCGGACGAGGCGCTGGCGAGCGGCGAATCGAAGGTGCCGCTCGGGCGCTACGCGAAGCCGGAGGAAATTGCCGATGTCGCGCTCTTCCTCGCGAGCCAGCGCGCGAGCTACGTCACTGGCGCGCTCATTCCGATGGACGGGGCCAGCACGCCGCTGATCTGAAGCGCCCGCGAGCGCGCTGGAGAGGCCTGAAAGCACTGCGGCGCCCGAAGGCGCCGCAGGTTTTACATGAAGCGGTGACCGAGCCACCAGGCAGCGGCGGCCAGCGTGGCCGAGGCCGGTATGGTCAGCACCCAGGCCCAGACGATGTTGCCCGCCACGCCCCAGCGCACCGCGCTGAGCTTCTGCGTCGCGCCAACGCCGACAATCGCGCCAGTGATCGTGTGCGTGGTCGAAACGGGAATACCCATCCACGAAGCCGTGAAAAGCGTGAGCGCCCCGCCCGCCTCCGCGCAGAAACCGCCCACCGGCTTGAGCTTGGTGATCTTCTGACCCATCGTGCGCACGATGCGCCAGCCGCCGAACAGCGTGCCGAGACCCATCGACAGATAGCAGCCGCCAATCACCCAGATGGGCGGTGCGTCCGAGCCGATCGCCGAGTAGCCCGTTGCGATCAGCAGCATCCAGATGATGCCGATGGTCTTCTGCGCATCGTTGCCACCGTGGCCAAGGCTATAGAGGCTCGCGGAAATGAGTTGCAGGCGCCTGAAGCGCCGGTCGACCTTGCTTGGCGGCGTGCGGAAGTACAGCCACGACACCGTGAGCATGAAGAACGACCCCAGTATGAAACCGAGCAGCGGCGAGATGAAGATGAACGCAACGGTCTTCATGAGGCCGTCGAAATTGAGCGAGGCCCAACCCGACTTCGCGAGCGCCGCACCCACGAGACCGCCGATCAGCGCGTGCGAGGAGCTCGACGGAATGCCGTAGTACCACGTGAGCACGTTCCAGCCAATCGCGCCCATCAGCGCGCCGAACACTACGTAGTGGTCGACAATATCGGGGTCGATCGTGCCTTTGCCCACCGTCTGCGCCACCTTCAGGTGGAACACGAAATAGGCGATCACGTTGAACATGGCGGCAAACGCCACCGCCTGCTGCGGCTTCAGAACGCCCGTTGACACGACCGTGGCGATGGAATTCGCCGCGTCGTGAAAGCCGTTCATGAAGTCGAAGATGAGGGCGATGGCGACCAGCGTCGCGACCGCCCAGAGGGCGAGTTGTATCGATTGCATCGCAGTCCGCTCAGGCGTTCTCTAGCACGATGCCTTCGATGATGTTCGCGACATCCTCGCACTTGTCCGTGATCGCTTCGAGCAGTTCGTAGATGGCCTTCAGCTTGATCAGCGTCTTGACGTTGTCTTCCTCGCGGAAAAGCTTCGAGATGGCGGAGCGCAACAGGCGGTCGGCATCGGATTCGAGGCGATCGATGTCCTCGCAGGCCTTGAGGATTTCGCGCGCCTGCTTCATGTCGGAGAGGAGCCCCACCGCCAGTTGCACACGCTCGGCCGTGGCCGTCACCACATGCGCCAGCTGGCTCGCCTCGGCGGTCACGGCTTGCACGTCGTAGAGCGAAATGGCCGTGGCGACGTCCTCCATGAGGTCGAGGCAGTCGTCCATCGTCGTGATCAGCTTGTGGATCTCGTCGCGGTCGAGCGGCGTGATGAAGGTCTTGTGCAGCAGGTCGATCGCCTCGTGCGTGAGCTTGTCGGCGGCCTTTTCGGCGACCTGCACGTTCTGCTTGTGGACCTCGGCGTCAGCGAGGTTATCGATCAGAAGTTCGAGTTCGCGGCTCGCGGAAACGATGCATTTCGCATGTGCGTTGAAAATTTCGAAGAACTTGCCCTCGGTGGGCATGAATCGACCGAACATTGGTATCCCGGAAATTGGTCTCGGATTGCCGTCAGTAAGCGGCAAATTAGGCGGCAAAATAAGCGACAAAGCTAACCGTCATAAAACGGCAACATTGTATCGTCAGGAGAGAGTCGCCGCATTGATCGGCAAACGCCGCAGCGGCATTTGCGCCACTTTGGCGCAAGCCGTGCAACCAATCGCCTTATTCGCCGTAGAAAGTCTGCGCCCCGGCAAAATTATCGAACTTCGTGTATTGACCGTGGAACGTGAGGCGAACGGGGCCGATCGGACCGTTACGCTGCTTGCCGATGATGATTTCGGCCGTACCCTTGTCGGGGCTGTCGGGGTTGTAGACTTCGTCACGATAGATGAACAGGATGACGTCCGCATCCTGTTCGATAGCGCCCGATTCGCGAAGATCCGACATCACCGGTCGCTTGTTCGGACGCTGCTCCAGACCGCGGTTCAGCTGAGACAGCGCGATCACCGGCACATCCAGTTCCTTCGCGAGACTCTTGAGCGAGCGCGAAATTTCCGAAATTTCGGTCGCCCGGTTTTCGCCCGACGACGAGCCGCTCATGAGCTGCAGGTAGTCGATGATGATGAGCCCGAGCTTGCCGCACTGGCGCGACAGACGCCGCGCGCGCGAGCGCAATTCCATCGGGTTCAGGCCACCCGTTTCGTCGATGAAGATTTGCGCCTCGCTCATTTTCTGCACGGCGTGCGTGAGCTTCGGCCAGTCCTCGTCGGTCAGCCGGCCCGTACGCATGCGGTGCTGGTCCAGGCGTCCGACCGATCCGAGCATACGCATGATGAGTTGCGTGCCCGGCATTTCCATGGAGAACACCGCCACCGGCAGCCCGTACTCCACGGCCACGTATTCACCGATGTTCATCGAGAACGCGGTCTTACCCATCGACGGGCGCCCTGCCACGATGATCAGCTCGCCGCCGTGCATGCCCGAAGTCATGCGGTCGAGGTCCATGAAGCCCGTGGGCGTACCCGTCACGTCACTCGGGTTGGCCGTGTGATAGAGCGTGTCGATACGCTCCACGACCTGCGTGAGCAGCGGCCCGATCTCGAGGAAGCCCTGAGTGCCGCGCGCGCCGTCTTCGGCGATCGAGAACACCTTCGACTCGGCCTCGTCGAGCAGCTGGCGCACTTCCTTGCCCTGCGGGTTGAAGGCGTCGGCGGAAATCTCGTCGGCGACGGAAACGAGGCGGCGCAGCACCGCCCGGTCTCGCACGATTTCCGCATAGCGGCGAATGTTCGCGGCGCT belongs to Paraburkholderia flagellata and includes:
- a CDS encoding replicative DNA helicase; its protein translation is MNAPKDPQLDSLKVPPHSIEAEQSVLGGLLLDNAAWDRIADFLSQSDFYRYDHRIIFEHIGRLIAATRPADVVTVYEALGTSGKADDVGGLAYLNALAQNTPSAANIRRYAEIVRDRAVLRRLVSVADEISADAFNPQGKEVRQLLDEAESKVFSIAEDGARGTQGFLEIGPLLTQVVERIDTLYHTANPSDVTGTPTGFMDLDRMTSGMHGGELIIVAGRPSMGKTAFSMNIGEYVAVEYGLPVAVFSMEMPGTQLIMRMLGSVGRLDQHRMRTGRLTDEDWPKLTHAVQKMSEAQIFIDETGGLNPMELRSRARRLSRQCGKLGLIIIDYLQLMSGSSSGENRATEISEISRSLKSLAKELDVPVIALSQLNRGLEQRPNKRPVMSDLRESGAIEQDADVILFIYRDEVYNPDSPDKGTAEIIIGKQRNGPIGPVRLTFHGQYTKFDNFAGAQTFYGE
- a CDS encoding C40 family peptidase; this encodes MRRLWLPLLIAVLLAACSSAPQKVSRSGSSSGENAWRTRPPGFPNFVDHSVGREEISIQAMGLVGIPYRWGGNTPDSGFDCSGLVKYVLARSASVDLPRTTAEMSTRGETIEPDEIAAGDLVFFNTTGRPHSHVGIYVGNLRFVNAPSTGGTVRLDYLTNPYWAKRFDGIRRMAPPKRTPFETPTWEASAPAERSPGVNVAPPAAAMASVAPNSGAQPAPRAVAASQNRIVAVPPPAYAATPATVPTAAAPADSFEPPPASLGAAQTQARDAGALAPAAAPGNTVSGYAASAPRDAIDAAADAFEPPPPTANAAARQAGQVGSTPIQAAAPSAGSAQIMRASTAGSASPAPTQSSDDPIARFANSGD
- a CDS encoding PhoH family protein produces the protein MPLPTPPSKLGNLLPPEEYKARARTTRSTRKAASENDAADVADYGPASVAEPMTQAANAATTLRTVPLLSASAELAALEPVAPAPARARRNNSKQVTAALLQPLEARTGADDTPVARGGKPASAKASGGGAAPATRAGAKKRVHPEESTEVQKLFVLDTNVLMHDPTCLFRFEEHDVYLPMMTLEELDNHKKGMSEVARNARQVSRTLDQLVANAGPISEGISLGRLGSREALGRLYFQTTLTHIDPVDGLPQGKADNQILGVVRALQRDRPDRLVVLVSKDINMRIKAHALGLPAEDYFNDQVLEDKDLLYSGVRALQQDFWSKHAKGMESWQDTKTGTTYYRVTGPECLSMLVNEFVYLEPQNGEPAFHAIVRELNGKTALLQTLRDYGHHKNNVWGITARNREQNFALNLLMNPEIDFVTLLGQAGTGKTLVALAAGLAQVLDEKRYNEIIVTRATVPVGEDIGFLPGTEEEKMQPWMGAFDDNLEVLQKTDDAAGEWGRAATQELIRSRLKVKSMNFMRGRTFVDKYLIIDEAQNLTPKQMKTLVTRAGPGTKIVCLGNIAQIDTPYLTEGSSGLTYVVDRFKGWAHSGHVTLARGERSRLADYASDIL
- a CDS encoding inorganic phosphate transporter, whose amino-acid sequence is MQSIQLALWAVATLVAIALIFDFMNGFHDAANSIATVVSTGVLKPQQAVAFAAMFNVIAYFVFHLKVAQTVGKGTIDPDIVDHYVVFGALMGAIGWNVLTWYYGIPSSSSHALIGGLVGAALAKSGWASLNFDGLMKTVAFIFISPLLGFILGSFFMLTVSWLYFRTPPSKVDRRFRRLQLISASLYSLGHGGNDAQKTIGIIWMLLIATGYSAIGSDAPPIWVIGGCYLSMGLGTLFGGWRIVRTMGQKITKLKPVGGFCAEAGGALTLFTASWMGIPVSTTHTITGAIVGVGATQKLSAVRWGVAGNIVWAWVLTIPASATLAAAAWWLGHRFM
- a CDS encoding SDR family oxidoreductase, yielding MDLGLSKKVVLVTGGSKGIGLACARAFAQEGARVAIVSRDPANLARAREQLASEGLHVHLTRADLHEAHSAADVVEEVSTAVGPIDILINSAGAARRYDPETLDADAFRATMEAKYFPYIYPQQEVLRRMVQRIKSGESLAPGAIVNIIGMGGKFASDIHIAGGAANAALMLATVGLAHYHARYGIRINAINPGATLTERLQEAVQLEAQRQGVGADEALASGESKVPLGRYAKPEEIADVALFLASQRASYVTGALIPMDGASTPLI
- a CDS encoding DUF47 domain-containing protein, whose protein sequence is MFGRFMPTEGKFFEIFNAHAKCIVSASRELELLIDNLADAEVHKQNVQVAEKAADKLTHEAIDLLHKTFITPLDRDEIHKLITTMDDCLDLMEDVATAISLYDVQAVTAEASQLAHVVTATAERVQLAVGLLSDMKQAREILKACEDIDRLESDADRLLRSAISKLFREEDNVKTLIKLKAIYELLEAITDKCEDVANIIEGIVLENA